The Desulfovibrio sp. genomic sequence GGAAGTAGCCGAACATGGGCGAGTCGTTGGGCGAATCCCCGGCAAAGACCACGGTCTCGCGTACGGCGTCCAGGTCCAGGTTCAGTATCTCGCTGAAGAAGGCGCGGGTCATGGTCAGCTTGTCGTAGTCGCCGAACCAGCCGTTGACGTGGATGGAGCTGATCTTGGCCCTGGCTCCGGCCTGCTCGAATATCTTTTGGATGCGCAGGATGTCCGCGTGGGGCAGCTGCGGCACGTCCTCGCAGAAGTCGATGGCCAGGTCGGCCTCCCGGTACGCCTGGTCCGCTGAGACAGCCGCGCCTGGCACGGCCGCGAGTATCTTCTCTTCCAGTTCTTGAAGGAGTGCGGTGTCGTATCGCCTCTGCCGCTCGTCCTTGAAGTAGCGGCGAATCATACGCCGGGAAGTGACGTCGTAGCGGAAATAGAACGCCCCGTTCTCTCCCACAACACCGTCCACCGGCCACATGCGGGCTATGAGGTCGCACCATCCGGCCGGGCGTCCCGTGATGGGAACCACGGTCATGCCGCTTGCGTGCAGGGTCTCCAAGGCCTGATAGGACACGGCAGGCAGCCTGCCTTCGCTGGTCAGGGTGTCGTCGATGTCGGTCAGCACGAACCGCACGGCGCGCCGGACGTCTGGGGGCATCTGTTCAAGTGGACGCATGGGCTTCAAATGAGCTTCTGGCGGATATGGGTTACGAACACTTCGGCCAGCACCACCACGGCGAAGATGCACAGCAGCACCAGGGACACCTGGGTCCAGCGGAACAGGTTGAGCGCGTTTTCAAGAGACACTCCGATGCCGCCCGCTCCCACCAGCCCGATGACCGCGGATTCGCGCACGTTGATGTCCCAGCGGAACAGGGCCAGACCCCAGAAAGCCGGTGCCACCTGCGGCCAGTAGCCCTTGATGAGAATGCTGGTCCAGGGGGCTCCTGCAGCTTTCAACGCCTCGATGGGGCCGGGCTTTATCTCTTCTAACGCCTCGCCCAGGAGCTTGCCGCAGAACCCGATGGAGCGAAAAGCGATGGCTGCCGTTCCGGCCAGCGCGCCGGGCCCGAACACGGCCACGAACAGGATGGCCCACACCAGGGTGTTCACCGTGCGCGAGGAGACCAGTACGAACCGGGCGATCCAGTTGAGAAAGCCCACCGGCACGATGTTGGGGGCCGCCATGACCCCGAGCGGCACGGCCATGAGCAGCGAGAGGATTGTTCCCAGGGTGGAGATGTTCAAGGTCTCGATGAGGGCTTCGTGTATGCCCTGCTTGTGGTAGGCCCCGAAGTCCACCGGCCACATGCGACGCAGCAGGTCTGTCACCTGTTTGGGGGCGTCGTACAGAAAGTCCGGAATGACTTCCACCGTGTCCATGGAAACCGCGAGAAGGGCCACGGCTCCCAGATAAACAGCAAAACGCGCCAGGCGCTGCGCCCTGGTGAATCGGGTCCAGGTTCTGTGCTCAGTCATTGAAAACGGCCTTTATCTTGATGGCCAAGGATTCACCCAGCATGATCAGGGCGATTATGGAAATAAGGATGGTGCACAAGAAATCGTAGTCGAAGCGCTGGAACGCGGCGAAGAGGGTGCCGCCGATGCCCCCGGCGCCGACCACGCCGATCATGGTGGAATTTCGAAGGTTCGAGTCGAACTGGTAGGTGGAGAAGCCGATGAACCGGTTGAACACCTGGGGCAGTACAGCGAAGGTCAGCACGCTGGCGAAGGGCGCTCCGGCCGCGGTCATGGCCTCCACGGGCTTTAATGAAATTTCCTCGATGGCCTCGGCGAAAAGCTTGCCCACGAAGCCTATGGAGGCGAACACCAGGGTCAGGATGCCAGCCAGGGGGCCGAAGCCCACGGCCTTGACGAAGAGGATGGCGAAGATGACCGGATGGAAGGATCGGCTTATGGCGATGATGGCTCGCGCGGGCCAAGAGAGCCAGGCGGGCATGAGATTGCGGGCGGAAAGCAGGCCGAGCGGCAGCGACAGCGCGATGCCGAAGGCCGAGGAGATGACCGCGATCTCCACCGTCTCCACGAGGTTCTGCGTTAAAAGCTCAAGACGTTTGGTGCTTGGCGGGAACATCTCGGACACGAACTTCGCCCCCGCGCCGAGTCCGGCCGTGAATCTGGCCCAGGTGATGTTCAGGTCGGACAGGGCGTAGACGCAGTACGCCACCAGCAGCAGCCACCCCATGCGCCCCCACCAGTGGGGTTTGAAGGGCTCTCGAACCATCGCGGCGTTCATGCCAGCCAGTCCTCGCCGCCATAGATTGCCTTCAGGTGAGCCACGCTCAGGTCCTTGGGGGGGCCGTCGAAAACGATCACGCCCTGGGAAATGCCGATGATGCGGTCGCAGAAACGCTTGGCCAGTTCCACGTCGTGGATGTTTATTATGAGCGGCGTGGAACGCTCCTTTGAGAACTGGGTCAACAGCTCCATGATCTCCACGGAGGTCTTGGGGTCGAGCGAGCTTGTGGGCTCGTCTGCCATGATGATGTCCGGGTCCTGCATGACGGCGCGGGCTATTCCCACCCGTTGGCGCTGGCCGCCGGACAGGCTGTCGGCGCGCTGGTTGTAGAATTCACCCAGGCCTACCCGGTCCATGAGCGCGAAGGCCCGGTCGATGTCTTCCTGAGGGTATTTGCGGAGCCAGGCCCGCCAGGGGGGGACGTACCCGAGCCTGCCGCACAGCACGTTCTCGATGACCGTCAGGCGCTCCACCAGGTTGTATTCCTGGAACACCATGCCGATCAGGCGCCGGGCATGGCGCAGGTCCTTCCCGGCAAGTCCGGCTATATCCTGGCCTCCGGCCAGAATCCTGCCCCCGCTCGGCTCGATGAGGCGGTTGATGCAGCGCAGCAGGGTGCTCTTGCCCGACCCGGACGGGCCGATGATGCCAAGCGACACCGCTCCCTCGACGCTAAACGAAATGCCCTTGAGCACGGGAAGACCGCGCTTGTAGGACTTTTCCAGGTTTTCCACAGAGAGGGAACGGGGGGTGGCCCCGTTCCCGTTGTGATGCATTGTACCCATCGTTTAAGGCTTTTTCTGCTTGGCTGCGGCTTCTTTTTCCTCTTCCTTGCGGAAGCCTTCCTCGGTGTAGGCAATGCCCAGGGCGTCGTTGATGTCCCGGATGATCTGCCAGTCCTTCTGGTAGGTGACCGGATAGAACCGGTCGGCTCCGTCGAAGGCCTTTTTCATGGCGTCGTTGAAGCGGTAGGAGTTGAAGGCGTCCTGAATCTTCTTGGCCAGATCCGGGCAGAGCTGGCTCCAGTAGCCGAAGGAAGATGTGGGGAACATGGCGCTGCGGTAGATCACCCGCAGGGAGTCCTTTTCCACCCGCCCGGCCTTGACCATGCGGTCGTACACGTCCGAGGCGACCGCGGCGGCGTCGTAGTCGCCGTGGGCCACGCCCAGCACCGACTGGTCGTGCTTGCCGGAATAGACCACGGTGTAGTCCTTGTCCGGTGTGAGGCCAAGTTTGGGGAACAGGGCCCGGGGGGCCAGGTTGCCCGAGTTGGAGGAAACGGAGGTGTGGGCCAGTTTCTTGCCCTTCAAGTCCTCAAGCTTCTGGTACGGGCTGTCCTTTTTGACCACCACGATGAGGTTGTACCCCTGGAATTTGTCCTCGTAGCCCTTCACGGCGATGGGCACGTACCCGGACAGATTCACCGCGAAACAGGTGGGCCCGGTGGAGAAGCCAGCGATGTGCAGCCTGCCGGAGCGCATGGCCTCGACCTCGGCAGCGTTGGACTGGACGCTGTAGTACACCACTTTCTTGCCGGTGGCCTTGGAGAGATATTCCTGGAAATCGGTGAAGAGGTCCTTGTAGACAGCAGGGTCTTCCACCGGGGTGTAGGTGAAGACCAGTGTGCCGGGGTTCTGGCATTTGCCCGCTGCCGGCGCGTCGGCCACCAGGTTCTTGTCGTCGTCGCAGTAGGAGGCGTCGAGCGCGCCGCGGTTTTTGCATTCGCTCGCGGCGAAGGCCGTGGCGGCGCACAAGGCCAGGGCCAGCAGGGTAAGGGTGACAAGGCGTTTGAACATGAACGACCCTCCTCGTGGTAAGTGAGTTGTCCAAAAGTGCCGACAGCCGGCCCGCTACCAGGGGCGGCTCGCGTTACGCTGTCTTTCCGGAACCTGTCCGGGGTCAGGCTTGCCCTTCCGGTCGTGTGCCTGCGCCAGGAACATTCCGGTGTTGTTTATGCCAATTATCTTTAGGCGGCAATTGTGTTTGCGACCCGGGGCAGGGCTTATTGCGTGTGAACCTCATCCGAAGCGGCACATTTCAGCGTGTTGGGACCAGGCTGGCGCAGCCTTCCAAAAAATATGGTCCGACTACTCATGGCTAACTCCGCGCAAGTTCCCTTTGAGTCTGGGCCTCCCAAAGGTGTTCTCTTTATTGGACCAGACGCAAAAAACCCGGCCGAGGCCGGGCTTTTTTCACATGGGAAGTTCTTCTCTATCTGCGGTCGGTGTCATCCTCTATTCGGGCGGGTCGCAAAGCCATGACTCTGAGCCAGGCTTTGCCCACCAGAACAACACCCACCGCTGCCATGGCCTCCGCCGCGTAGACCCAGGCATGGCTGGGTTGAATCGATTCCACCACAAACGGATCGGTGAGGATCATTTCCGCTGCGACTTTTCCCAAAACAGCCGCGCCCAAGTAGATGACAACCGGATAACGGTCCATGAACTTGGAAACCATGTTCGATGCGAACATCACGATGGGAATGCTGAGCCCCAGGCCGAAAAGAAGCAGGAAATAGTCTCCTTTGGAAGCCCCGGCCACGGCCAGGACATTGTCCAGGGACATGGCCAAGTCGGCCACCATGATCGTGCCGACGGCTTGTGTGAGAGTGGAGCATTCCTTGCTGGAAGTCTCATCCGGATTTCCCTCGATGAAAAGTTTTATACCGATCCAAGCTATGAGAATGCCTCCGATCAGTTTGACGTAATGAATCCCCATGAGCTGGGCCGCGAAAAAAGTCAGCACCACCCGAAGAAGAACGGCCATTCCGGCTCCGAAAGCAATGCCGATTTTCCTCTTCCGGGGGGGAAGGTTACGGACCGCCATGGCGATAAGCACGGCATTGTCTCCGGACAAGACAATGTCCACGAAAATGATGCTCATGAATGCGGAGAAGAAGTCAAAATCGAGGGTTGGCAGGGTGATGGGCATACTGGCCTTCAAAAGATTATTTAGAGTGACAAGTGATTCCTATAGCCGGAATCCCGCAATGGTCAAATCGTCACTGCGACGATGTTTATGTGTATGGATTGCGACGGGTTAGTCGTCGGCGTCGGCCAATGCCTCCGGTGCCCCGCTCTTGAACTGGATCCACAATCCCCGTGCGATTGAGGCGAACGCCAGGAGCATGAAGCCCAGGGCGATGGGGCGGGTGAAGAAGATGGCGAGTGATCCCCTGGAAAGCATCAGGGACTGCGACAGGGACGTCTCCAGCATTGCGGCCAGAACCGTGGCCAGGACCAGAGACGCCACCGGGAACTTGAGCTTTCGCATCAGATAGCCCACCACGCCGAACAGCAGAGCAACCCAGACATCGAACATCATGAAGCGGATGCTGTAGGCGCCGATCACCGAGAAGAGGACGATCAGCGGTCCGAGCACCGGAAAGGGGATGTAGGCGATGCGTGCCCAGAGGGGAATCAGGGGCAGATTGAGAATAAGACAGATGACGTTGCCTATGTACATGCTGGCAATGACCGCCCAGACGAATTCCCCGTTGTTCTGAAAGAGCATGGGGCCAGGCTGCAGGCCGTACATCATGAATCCGCCGAGCAGCACGGCCAGGGCGGGGCCGGTGGGCAGGCCAAAGGCGAACAGGGGAACGAAACCCGCGCTGGAAGTTGCGTTGTTGGCGCCTTCGGGGGCGGCCACACCCTGGATGGAGCCTTTGCCGAAGATCTCCGGCGTCTTGGAGAGGCGTTTTTCCACGTCGTAGGCCACGAAGGTGGTCACGGCCGGGGCGCAGCCAGGCAATAGTCCCATAAAGAAACCAATGATCGTGGAGCGGAGCATTGTCCAGCGGCACAGCCATATGTCGGCCCATTTGGGCATCCAGTCGAGTTTGGTGGATTTATACACCAGGCTGACCTTCTGCTCCACGTTGGTGAACACTTCGCCCAGAGCGAACAGACCGATGATGACGCTTATGAAGTTCACCCCGGCCAGCAGGTCGTCCGAGCCGAAGGTCAGGCGGGCCGCCCCGGTAAGGGGGTTCTGGCCGATGAGGCTTATGAGCAGGCCGAACGTCGCGCCGATGATGCCCTTGAAAAGCGCTTTGCCCGAGAGGCTTATGATGAGCGACAACCCCATGAACATCAGGGCGAAGTACTCCGGAGGGCCGAAGGCCAGGGCGAAACCGGCCAGGATGGGGGCGAACAATGTCAGCCCCACTATGCCAAGCGTCCCGGCAACCCAGGAGGATATGGCGGATATTGCCAGGGCCGGACCGGCACGGCCCTGCTTGGCCATTTCATAGCCGTCCAGGGCCGTGGGCACCGAGGAGGCCTCCCCAGGGATGTTCACCACGATGGCCGTGGTGGAGCCGCCGTACATGGCGCCGTAGTATATGGCGGCCATCATGATGATGGCCGGGGTGGGAGCTAGAAACGTGGTCAGGGGCAAAAGGATTGCTATGGCGGAGGACGGGCCGATGCCGGGGAGCACCCCCACCAGCGTGCCCAGCGTGCTTCCCACCAGGGCCCACAGGATGTTCATCGGCGATATGGCCGATCCGAACCCCTGCATCAAGAGATCCCAAGAGAACATGCCAGGCCTCCTATTTACCGAACACGCCGGACGGGAAGTTCATTTCCAGCCCTATGCTGAAGACATAGTGGACGATTATGGCCGTGATCGCGGCGACAATAAGGGCCTGGACGATACGCTTGTTGAGTTGCCAGACAGTGGCCGTGACGTAGCACCCCGTGGCCAGAGGCATGCCGATCACGCCGATGAGCATCAGGTAGAGCACAGTGACCGCAACGAAAACCAGCAGGAACAGAAAGCTCGAGCGGTCCGGCCACTCCACCTTGATGTCCACCGCCGGGGTGGAGCGCCATGACTTAAGCGAGAGCAAGAGCCCCGCGACCACGGTGATGCCACTGAGAGTCATTGGCAGCAGCCACGGCGGGAGGCGTTCCCCCAGCAAATCCGTGATGCTTAAGGAACTTAAGAGAAAGGCGAGGCCGATTCCGGCAATCACAAAGCCACTGACGATATCCATTACGCGTAGTGATCTCACGCGACACCTCCATTGTCTTCGGTCGGAATCGGCCCGAATCTCAGCGTCACCGGCACGGGCTACTTCTTCAGGTCCTTGGCCAGGTCAGTGTACATGGACGTGAGTTTGGCGATGTAGGCCTTGCTCTCCTCATGCCCCATGGCCATGGGCACGAAGCCTTCGGCTTTCATGGCCTTCTGGATGTCGGGGTCCTTGGCGATGTCGAGGAAAGCCTTTTCCAGTACGGCCACCACGTCGGCCGGAGTCCCCATGGGCACGGCCACACCCCGGTCGATGGAGTCAACCATGTCGAATCCCTGCTCCTTGAAAGTGGGGGCGTCCGGGAACAGAGGGAAGCGGGCTTCCGAGGAGAAGGC encodes the following:
- a CDS encoding HAD-IIB family hydrolase, which translates into the protein MRPLEQMPPDVRRAVRFVLTDIDDTLTSEGRLPAVSYQALETLHASGMTVVPITGRPAGWCDLIARMWPVDGVVGENGAFYFRYDVTSRRMIRRYFKDERQRRYDTALLQELEEKILAAVPGAAVSADQAYREADLAIDFCEDVPQLPHADILRIQKIFEQAGARAKISSIHVNGWFGDYDKLTMTRAFFSEILNLDLDAVRETVVFAGDSPNDSPMFGYFPNSVGVANVQDFASDLECPPAWITRARGGDGFAELARTLLDR
- the phnE gene encoding phosphonate ABC transporter, permease protein PhnE produces the protein MTEHRTWTRFTRAQRLARFAVYLGAVALLAVSMDTVEVIPDFLYDAPKQVTDLLRRMWPVDFGAYHKQGIHEALIETLNISTLGTILSLLMAVPLGVMAAPNIVPVGFLNWIARFVLVSSRTVNTLVWAILFVAVFGPGALAGTAAIAFRSIGFCGKLLGEALEEIKPGPIEALKAAGAPWTSILIKGYWPQVAPAFWGLALFRWDINVRESAVIGLVGAGGIGVSLENALNLFRWTQVSLVLLCIFAVVVLAEVFVTHIRQKLI
- the phnE gene encoding phosphonate ABC transporter, permease protein PhnE produces the protein MNAAMVREPFKPHWWGRMGWLLLVAYCVYALSDLNITWARFTAGLGAGAKFVSEMFPPSTKRLELLTQNLVETVEIAVISSAFGIALSLPLGLLSARNLMPAWLSWPARAIIAISRSFHPVIFAILFVKAVGFGPLAGILTLVFASIGFVGKLFAEAIEEISLKPVEAMTAAGAPFASVLTFAVLPQVFNRFIGFSTYQFDSNLRNSTMIGVVGAGGIGGTLFAAFQRFDYDFLCTILISIIALIMLGESLAIKIKAVFND
- the phnC gene encoding phosphonate ABC transporter ATP-binding protein, coding for MGTMHHNGNGATPRSLSVENLEKSYKRGLPVLKGISFSVEGAVSLGIIGPSGSGKSTLLRCINRLIEPSGGRILAGGQDIAGLAGKDLRHARRLIGMVFQEYNLVERLTVIENVLCGRLGYVPPWRAWLRKYPQEDIDRAFALMDRVGLGEFYNQRADSLSGGQRQRVGIARAVMQDPDIIMADEPTSSLDPKTSVEIMELLTQFSKERSTPLIINIHDVELAKRFCDRIIGISQGVIVFDGPPKDLSVAHLKAIYGGEDWLA
- the phnD gene encoding phosphate/phosphite/phosphonate ABC transporter substrate-binding protein, with amino-acid sequence MFKRLVTLTLLALALCAATAFAASECKNRGALDASYCDDDKNLVADAPAAGKCQNPGTLVFTYTPVEDPAVYKDLFTDFQEYLSKATGKKVVYYSVQSNAAEVEAMRSGRLHIAGFSTGPTCFAVNLSGYVPIAVKGYEDKFQGYNLIVVVKKDSPYQKLEDLKGKKLAHTSVSSNSGNLAPRALFPKLGLTPDKDYTVVYSGKHDQSVLGVAHGDYDAAAVASDVYDRMVKAGRVEKDSLRVIYRSAMFPTSSFGYWSQLCPDLAKKIQDAFNSYRFNDAMKKAFDGADRFYPVTYQKDWQIIRDINDALGIAYTEEGFRKEEEKEAAAKQKKP
- a CDS encoding TerC family protein codes for the protein MPITLPTLDFDFFSAFMSIIFVDIVLSGDNAVLIAMAVRNLPPRKRKIGIAFGAGMAVLLRVVLTFFAAQLMGIHYVKLIGGILIAWIGIKLFIEGNPDETSSKECSTLTQAVGTIMVADLAMSLDNVLAVAGASKGDYFLLLFGLGLSIPIVMFASNMVSKFMDRYPVVIYLGAAVLGKVAAEMILTDPFVVESIQPSHAWVYAAEAMAAVGVVLVGKAWLRVMALRPARIEDDTDRR
- a CDS encoding tripartite tricarboxylate transporter permease; the protein is MFSWDLLMQGFGSAISPMNILWALVGSTLGTLVGVLPGIGPSSAIAILLPLTTFLAPTPAIIMMAAIYYGAMYGGSTTAIVVNIPGEASSVPTALDGYEMAKQGRAGPALAISAISSWVAGTLGIVGLTLFAPILAGFALAFGPPEYFALMFMGLSLIISLSGKALFKGIIGATFGLLISLIGQNPLTGAARLTFGSDDLLAGVNFISVIIGLFALGEVFTNVEQKVSLVYKSTKLDWMPKWADIWLCRWTMLRSTIIGFFMGLLPGCAPAVTTFVAYDVEKRLSKTPEIFGKGSIQGVAAPEGANNATSSAGFVPLFAFGLPTGPALAVLLGGFMMYGLQPGPMLFQNNGEFVWAVIASMYIGNVICLILNLPLIPLWARIAYIPFPVLGPLIVLFSVIGAYSIRFMMFDVWVALLFGVVGYLMRKLKFPVASLVLATVLAAMLETSLSQSLMLSRGSLAIFFTRPIALGFMLLAFASIARGLWIQFKSGAPEALADADD
- a CDS encoding tripartite tricarboxylate transporter TctB family protein, yielding MRSLRVMDIVSGFVIAGIGLAFLLSSLSITDLLGERLPPWLLPMTLSGITVVAGLLLSLKSWRSTPAVDIKVEWPDRSSFLFLLVFVAVTVLYLMLIGVIGMPLATGCYVTATVWQLNKRIVQALIVAAITAIIVHYVFSIGLEMNFPSGVFGK